The following is a genomic window from Calliphora vicina chromosome 5, idCalVici1.1, whole genome shotgun sequence.
caaaaatatgaaaattgtttttcggTCGTGTTTCCGAATCGTACTTATGAATGTGTAAAATTGtagtagtaaattttaaaactgttctataaatatataattaatatactTTACATTGATACTTgatgtttgaaaaatatcagcccaattatgaaaaaaaaaatcacctgcgattttttcccttttcttaattttatcattgaatttgaataggaaaaatgggaaaaggaaaaaaaatcccGGGGaactttttttcataattgtgcTGTATGAAaagataataattataatagtaTTACAAAAGAATAACAATGagttagatttaaaaaaaaaacacctactTATTTAAAACGATTTGCCATATTTTGTCTACTTAATTGATTgtcttaaatataaattaaaattatagtatcctaataacttaaaaactacataaaaattataagacCATCTTTAAACCGATCTTTAATGTCTCTCGTTTTTAGTCGTCTCCCTGGAACACATAGCGTGGCATGAATAGTAACAACATTCGTACACTCCAATATTACTCATCTTTTCTTGCAACGGAAACAGGCTTTAAAAGCTCTTTTAAAGGCTCGTATATTGTGAATAACTTGTTCCTGAAATTTGGAAAATAGTTGAGAAAATCTCCAGAAAAAAGgaacatattaaataaataccaaCCTGCATTAAGTTAAAACACATAGCAATCAAAGCCATGCCCAGTAGCAGATAAACGGCACACAAAATAAAGCTCACTTCTACTTTGTCTTTGTCAGCAGTTATCTAAAATAGTTGTTTAGTTATAATATTAATCATTtcctaaatgaaataaaaaacaaatactaaCCACACGATCGCCCGGCACTAGATCACCAAAACCAATACTGCTTAAGGATATAAAACAGAAATAACTGCCATCCAAATATCCCCAAGATTCCCATTGGCCAAACAGCAGGGCACCCCATAAAATATAActgaaaagaaattgaaataattgTTATGAATTGTTGTTGAAAGTAAATGGATTAAATTACCTTATCATTATGAAGACACACACAGTCAGTGGTACAGTTATCTCATCTGTACTACCTCTTATCTCACGTTCAATATCGGAATCGTCCTCATCATCAAATAAATCTAAAACATTTATGCCATTGATTTCACGAACATTGTCCCGGCTTCTGGACGAAGTGGATGAACTACCACTCTCATCGCTGTAGTAACTGGTGGCACTGTCTGAAGTATTGCTACTGCTAGTGCAGGAATCATATTTACTGCGTCTAGACTCTTCCATGTCGGCCAACTAAATGGAAATACAATGCAATAGTTATAATTATGACTTAATGATTGCCTGATGCTGTAAGTCGAACGTATCGTTCCACCATTAATCGGTCGTATAGAAATTTCAGACAGATGAGTTCTACCCAAAGATTCGTAAGaattaattcacaattaaattttcaaaactaatttaatatatagaGAGCGAGagagtgagtaaacaccagtttttttttttgattttttaagatcatgaaaatccgacttaaatcttttttccagatccgaatctattattcagagcaatctccaacaaacagaaacttttaaattttaatcgatggatagattatcttaaaaaaaatctaataatttgtGGTGAGTAAACACttttgaaacaaattaattCGTTGTATTAATTCCTCAGTACTCCAAACGTATTGATTGCATTCCtttaagaattcattctttatagaacaAATTCCTTATTTTATCAGTCAAGTTTCCTTTAGTTCAAAtccattaaatttgttttaataaagaaagcttaagaaaaaatattttaactcaatttgaattaagaaaaatttaatcattcaaaggttgTATGAATTCTATAATGAATTAGTTCAACGATGAATAAATTCTAATCAAATGaaagcctttgaatgaagctaaagaattagattttggtaatggatttatggaatgaatccctgacatttttatacccttcaccttcgtgagaagggcatatataattttgtcattccgtttgtaatttccacaatataattttccgaccctataaagtatatatattctagatctttatatatagcggagtcgattaagccatgtctatctgtctgttgaaatcaattttatgaagacccagatatcttcgggatccaaatcttcaataattctgtcagacatgctttcgagtactttcctatttaaaatcagcaaaatcggtccacaaatggctgagatatgaggaaaaaaccaggacaacctcgatttttgacctatatctggattactatgtcattaatatcgacaatatggatatctaatgacagatatttcaaagacctttgcaacgacgtatagtaagttggacctacaatgggtcaaaatcggaaaaaatattttttaaaccgaattttttattcaccaaaaaaaaaaaaatttttaaattttaaaaaaaaaataattttaatctaaaaaaaaattaaatttaaaaaatttaaataacaattcgaaaaatttttttttccaaaaattgaaaaaaacaactggaaaaaaaaataaattttgtttacctaaaaatatttaaaatttgtattttgaagtataatttggtgaagggtatataagatactTGTTTAACTCCGAATTAAGAATTTAGtgtattaagctcaaattgaattaattaattcgaatctCTGGTTCTACCCATCAATTACTTACAGCTTTGCTCATCATCAATTGTCTGATTTTACGACGTTCTCTTATCAATCGTCTTCTTGCCACTCCTGGACATATGCGACAAAGACAAACTTTCGAATAAATCCATTTAAACGATTTAGCCAAAACGTCACCAATATTAGAGAGATATAAAAGAAACAGCGGCATGCCTATAATGGCATAAACAATTGTAGCCAATTTGCCCCAATCGGAACGTGGCGAAATATTGCCGTATCctagaaaaatgtataaaacaatttattaaaaagagtaaataaattaatagaaTCAACGGCACCTTAACATACCTATGGTCGTTATAACGGTTAGAGAATATAAAAATGCTCCCGAAAAGCTCCATTGTTTGTTAATGTCTTGACCCACTAAATGATTGTGTACTACCGATCTTTGAAActctaataaaatttcattaactcTGCAAATAAGAAATGGAATAAAATATAGAATAGATAAATTAGGAATAtacaaacaacaaataatataaaagggTTACAATGTCGTAGGAAtttaaaactacaaaaacataaattaacaaCCCAAGGAAACAAtctgtaaataaatatgtatgtactacaaaatagttttaggccgggtaacttatcaaaattttaaacatagtttaggcatgtttaaatatatttttcgatacaaataaaatatttaaacattgattaagcttaactattttaaaattttgataagttacccggccttaataaatgttttttaagaaatttcctcGAAATCCGCCTATTTCAAATCGGTCCCTACGCTAATCCATAATAGGTACTATCGTTATAATTAGCATTTTTAATCGTcgtttagtttttattagaatcgaaaaaaaaatattttttgaaatttcgtttgaaataaatttggaaaatttaaaatttgggatttgagatatttaagatttttttggtATAGATTagacaaatttaatatattgggtgtatgacttaaaaatgcgaaatttttccacatttttagcttttattttgaaacctgacctttttcatctttttggaaacatatggattccgcgccaaaataactgctcatcttttgagaacAAGAACGAAACCAGCCAATTTCGTAtactatgttccaaagtgaagcgtatcccagagagatcgaTCTGCATCGATcgcaacaaatagtagtcggacggggcatggtctggactatcaggcgggtgaggcaaacttcccaaccacttctttctaaatagttttttacatgtattgcaacatgtggcctagcgttttcatgatggaatattacggtttcatatctggtatttttttttggccaatgcttgcttcaaacgaatcagttgcgtttgtTACTGGTTTCCCGTGttgatctggtcagatttcagcagctcataatagatgaaCCCTTTTGCTCCAACCAAATAGAGAGGATTACCTTAGCGGCataaatatttggctttggtgtcgatctGACTAGTTGgccgatctcttacgcttccggttattataatggatccatttttcatcgcaagtaacgaTTCggcgcaaaaattattttctattattgcgttcaaacatcatttcagacatgcaaaatagtcttttttttcttcttggacgAGAagtcaggggatgacccctactcatgcaaagttttttgttggaactaggaaaatagggaggaaagagggagtagtgcTGTTGAAAACGACAGGAAACACATCagcgggaagtttgttccacatacgtacagttcggctaaagaacgaatttgtGCGGTactgtgttgtgcgatccaccgGACAATTGACCACAAAGAGATGTGTTCTTAATGAAAAACGTATATTACGTAAAAAGCTTcgggtatcaggaacaagtttCCTAATTTCATGCGAACAtattccattgtagtaccgatagaacagtgaaacgcagccCACATTGTGACAGTGCTCCAGCGAAACAATAGAGTTAGCATACCTTACTGTCACCAATTATCACCTTCGCCTTCTCCTATACTCGGTCGAGAAGCttcaaaatttactttgaagcaccggcccatacatgagagttgtattttattttcggTCGGATATTGGTCTTGTAAATattgaggagatcagatggagtgaagtaattcctatTCGTCACTTGAAAATTGTGTTTAGACCAccggacatcacattgtattttcatgcccagaacatcaagagcgtctgattccacaatatttacaccacccataaatacagatgaagggACAAAGTCTGTCACatgaccccattcagagattgtcagaaggtcccgattaagggaatcattcaagttttgcctcattgcctcAATCTCCGATAGGCTTGTTCTGTAATTGAATGAATGCAATTGTTACTGTAATCTGCAAGagagggttggaagtttgacgtagaaggtcgtttagaaaaataagaaatagagtagttTGATTAGctcaaaatgattttgcaagcttttgttgagtttgacaacaatgttCATGGAGtattgcctccaattcttgatcttcaaacatttttggctgacctgggcgatctttgtgtcttccgtgtcaaaatcaccacttttgaaccGAAACAACCATCTCTcgtacattgaaaccgatgaaacacattcatcataagctttggtaagcaatcggtgtgcttcagcgacactttttttcaaattaaagaagttaaGCGAAACTTCCCGCTTATGACGCTTTATTGATACAAAATTACACGTTTTCGAAgctaaaactaattttgttgcgtacaatataatgttcaataactaagtgagaataaatgacagatatatacccttcaaaatgacatacaaGTTATTAGCAACAAAAACAGCGTTCAAAATATTCGCAATCAATCTATTTTCAATCCCGCATGTTTAAGTCATaaacccaattatgaataaaacatCCTCTgaagttttttttctcttttcccattttcaacattgaatttgaataggaaagaTTGGAAAAGGGGAatggaaatgtttttttagaaatattattatCGTTATGCTTAACAGTTTAGTTAGTTAtcttagaaatgttttttacaaTATCATTATAAATCTATAAAATGTATTATTCACCTTCTCTTATACGATTGGGCATCATAAAATCCTATATTCTCCGCCGTCTCATGCCATATGCGCTCCAAACACTCGGCTGTGAAATTTCGTGTTAGTAGACCGTACTTTTCGGGTACAACATCTTTGTTGACTTCGTATTCGAAAATTTCGATCGCCTGGAATATAAAGGCACCACCAATTGTATACAATATTACCAGCAATATAATGCCAACATTACTGAACATAAACGCCGTAAATTTACGAAAATGATCCTTGAAACGTTGAAAGGGAGGTTTCTCTTTGCGACGAAATGAATTACGAGGTGTGGACATTTTTTACGCTCCTGGTATCCTTAACGGgttttgttggttggttgtttaTACACAGATTTAGAGAGTTTGTGTTATTTAAATCTTCTTCGATATTTTGTAAATGGTTTCAGAGGTGTTTTATGATGACCTCTCGAATTTGATAAATTATATTTGGTTTTCGTGTTGCTTGACATTCTCTGTATTGACCATCAGTTAGTTGGTTTAGAGGGGACAATAATGATTTAACGGAAAATTTCAGAAATGTATAAGCTGTAAAAAGggaattatattattatttaaaatgtttttaaacactTTAGTTATAGGGAAATAcaaatagagcggaaactagaaaaaactcaaacaaaacaattactcaaaataatcacacatacgagtgtggtttttgttttcacatagtatTTTTTACTAATTCATTCTCAccatttaggtttttgacaactgagttaggtctttaaagctgaattcacccatgagtttctgaaacattttttgttcggaacaattttttttttatatgtagtttgaagtcTCTCTCAAAAATAGAATGTctaactacatataaaaaaaaattgttccgaacaaaaaatgtttctgaaactcatgggtgaattcagcttgACAGGAGAGTtgccgatctatgtgtatttatctatgactTTAgctattaaacatttaaatcgataaaaatattgatttctctatcaaatattattatatttatttgaattgtttttccACATGTctaattaatattttcataacaATATCTCTGAAATTCATAAAGATTTATTAGTTTTTccagttcttttttttaaatttaatttaaacatattaaatattattacatGTTTGAGTACGTTAgcattttgtaataattttcaaacaattaGCAAGCGAGtaattaaatacatttgtatttatttttaaaagcccCCCAGTGTGTTTGTGTATACTTCAATTTTTCTCACCGATCAACAGATGTTACAGTAGAAAATAATactaattgcaaaaaaaaaaaaaaaatgaacagaAAAACTAATTACAATTGGCATACGATTCAGATGCTTAATTGATattcaaaacaaatcaaaatacaacatttatcaaatgaaaaattctacaaaaaaatattgaagaacTAAATAGCCAAACCAtatcaaaacattttattatcgGTACCCAACAGTGTTGGGTAAATTATGTTCgagtaagaaaataatatagaGAATGTAATAAATtccattgtttaattaaaatatcgTTTAGTGTTGATGGAAATTATATCAAtcatcaattttaattaaatttaaatatatttaaacttaaaacaaGCTAATTCATTGTGTAtagtatataatttatttatattatattaaattcaagaggtttttatacttatttttttttaatatttacagaGGTCGACATCAGTAacagttttgtttgaaatctatttttattgctatgtaCCAAAAAAACATGTTGTTGCGATgtaaacttgcaaaattattcataaaagacaataaaaaaacattgacaaaagtctacatacgaccacagcatgtccttgtttttttttaatactaacagataagcatgcaatttattaagtctacagttcaaacaatattcagtaactttgaaaacactggtagagttaaaaacaagctgcgaagtggtcgcccaaagaaactacatcgtagagatgtaatcttcattttaaaaaaagtcaacaaaaactcaaaagtaaataccacaaaattggTCAAAGAACTCGCAACAAGATCAGAAGTTATTGTTCATTCACGAACAATTCAATGAaccttaaataataatcatcataatattaataggcaagtcgatttctttagaccccttttacgctcacattatacattcaatttgggaaagaaatataccattttaaagggatttattcacagaagtgcagaatatatattttattgaaatcggttcagttttttaggagttataagcgtttaaagatgttactaacacatatgcaaaaacgtgtacatgtgaaccttaagctaaaaagtaaacaaagcattgcgtgtttgtccaatttgttgttgtaaataaataagagaaacaattaaacagtattgatttcgctctgttttaagtgagagttgttatagaaaacaatgaagaagaagattttaataatttaaagtcgcttgaaagaaatattttgaaggttttttttattttctcaatatgtaaatagtaagtaaatagttattttataatatctgcagaactataattgtgacggtctttaaactttatacgaatcaatttcttatcactgcatgaagtttaagcaaaaatgggacggatcggaatAGGTggcgagtcacctcccatacaaagtaaatagttatttttaaatattttgtgagctataattattcaaactttgtataaatggctcttttatcattttgcatagtttcgctgaaaattttagggattggaatagtgggcgtggcacaccctaacaaagttaatatttaattttgaatatctggagaattattacaattataaaagtgttaaaactttttacgaattaatttcttattactgtgcggagttagcTGAATATAGGCGAAGTTATATTAGAGAgcgtagcacctcccatacaaagtaaatatttatttcgaaagtctggggaaccaaaatggagGGTCGGTAAAgtaggtgagtcacctcccatacaaagtaataattgcaagattcatcaaactttgtccgcatagatctattaccattttacagagattggatgaaaatggtcgggatttcATAAGTGGTCGTGGCAAttcctatacaaagtaaataattaatttcgaatatctggagaactataattctaaaagtatttaaaatgtgtatcaatcaatttaataccattctacggaggttagctaaaaacgaatttattcctgatccttTTTACAAAGTTTAGCTAAACGTGATCGgattagtaggaatgacccctcccatatgagttattttttacataaaatacataaaaatgggtgggatcagtggtatctcccataccaaattagttattgtttgaatatcaaGTAAACTGTAATTGAGACATTCTCCAcattttgcatgtgttattttcatatcattgtacgtagttaggttgtatcagaaatccattcatatttcttaattttactagaataggggtagcgaagtgcaccgggataTGCTAGTGGTAATTAAAGCAGAACTCCTCGTAAATTAGCGAACGGATCGCAAACTTCGTTTGGAATTCGCCCAAAAGCACTTTGAAAAGGACATGGAATTCTGGAAGCCAGCTTTGTTCACTGATGAGttgaagtataacatatttggatgtgatgggagagataaagtatggcgcaaaacaaatacagcaatggatccgaaaaacttactcgctacagttaagcatggtgttggcagtgtgatggtttggtgtactgtcgctgcttctggagtgggaaaattagtgtttattgaggataatatggatcgttatcagtacaaattcattttggaacaaaatttcagAGCATCtgttgatattttaactcttggttaaagttggatttttcagcaagataacgatACGAAACATTGGTCTCAAATTGTCAAAGATTGGCTACTCTACCGTGCCCAATGATAATTGTACACACCGAAAatccgaaaacatcttattacttaaaccaatgttaaaggagaaccatccagaagaatggcaaaatataacgtccgcagaactagaaaatttagttgcttcgatgcccacaacgaaatattgaatttaatgaaaatttttattcgctgaaaaatgtttatttagtgtacagatcgtatgtagacttttgtcaaaatttttttttaattttttgtgaataaaagttgaattaattataaatttaaatatagaattttgttatattactaaaaatgcatttgaaataaaactacatcattacttttacttattatggtttagaagtccgcgagttacaaaaataatggtcgtatgtagacttttgtcggtcACTGTATATATTAAATggcataaaattttgttttataaaataattattgggtgtatgacttaaaaatgcgtgattttttaaaattttcagcttttattttcaaacatttgtacaatataaatctaTACAaagttagctatgacattttcccatctttctggcaacatatggattcccatcatcttttgagaccaagaacgaagtgaagcgtatcccagagagagagcgttctgcatctatcgaaataaatagtagtcggacgtggcaaagtctggactataaggcgtgTGAAtcgaaacttcccaaccatttcattataaatagtttttaacaggtattgcaacatgtggccgagtgctGTCATGATggagttttatattttcatgtctggcctcatattctggacgtttttcggccaatactcgcttcaaaggaatctgttgcgttcggtacaggttaaCTCTGACGGTCTGCCCCGATTTCgacagctcataatatataggatccttttgctcccaccaaatacagaaaattagcttagcgccatggatatttggcgatCCCTTACGCATCAGGTTATCGCAATAGATCCATAGATCctgtgcaaaaataattttcttttatagcgttcaatcagCACTTCacacatacaaaattgtctttcatggtctctcagcttcaattcgtatgatacccaatttctctgctcttggatgaatcctacttcttgcaaacattttaaaattgctgattgtgtagctcccaatgattttgcaagctcttgttgagctttacaacaatcttcatggagtaatgcctccaattcatggtcttcaaacttttttggctggcctgggcgatatttgtcttccgtgtcaaaatcaccacttctgaactgcacaaaccatctatcgcacattgaaaccgatgaaatgcattcaccataagcttcggtgagcaatctgTGTGTTTCAGCGTAAAGTAAAACTTTTGGGGAATGCAAAAGAGGTTTTTTGAAAGAATAGAACAAATTTGgcataaagttgaaatttacttaaaatataggTCTACATCGGAAGGCTCTACACCGCTCAGTAATACAAATCTTTATAAAGTGTTgcctttaagaaaataaatacattattatacccttcaccatgagtggcaagggtatttataagtttgtcattccgtttgtaatttctacatttttcatttgcgactagggtttttaatttcccgaccttttttgattcccgggaatcggtaaaatttttctctacatccccgggtacccggctattcccgaaatatataataatactgtaaactatgaatattatagcaaaatttcatatacaaacttagtgttataatcattatatatagaacttcgtagtaattaattcaatttgagcttaattcactaaaatcttaatccgtaattaaaaaatgtcagcctttcattttataaatccattcccaatatctaattctttagcttccttcaaaagcttcatttaaattgaattaattttgaagttaattaataacagaatttattcatattaaatttttattgattcaaatctacTTCAAATCCTTTTAagtaaaaggaatgaattcaatacatttaactgaatagttaagagataaaattttatgttgatctcgaaaattttcaaattattggattcaaaggtgaatttttataatacaacacCAGCAAAATACACTCATTATAATGCTAACATTGTTACCAAGGACTATTGATGTGTTTCCTTTCAAgaccaaaatcaattctatacttgaaaataccaaatggtgTGCCGCGATCAAAAGTAGGGACCTTTGTTCTACTAgtgttttctggaataattctcACCGGTCAATCTTGGCATTGATGATTATTCGCCTTTATTTCTATATCGTACAGTTTTTCAtaagcttttttaaatgttcattcgaaaaaccccaaaaaaactattattgccgagatataaacgaaaaattgtaaaaaaaaacttttcacttttttttaaaccaaaaaaaaaatagagttctaacatgttttctttgtagtttcgtcagtttttaattcccgtgAATCCCGAATAAAAATCTCGGGAAttgggtagtgaaaaattggcaaaattcccggaaattcccgggataaaaaccctatttgcgaccccacaaatatTCTGGATATAGTCATGTacgtctgtatattgaaatcaactttccgtagaccGCAAATAACATActaacatgattgatacatcaatatatcgtgAATTCTACTggcttggttgctatttaaaatcgagtaaaccggcccacaaatggctgagatataaggaaaaacccgggaaaacctcaatttttgtcctatttttgatctacatatatctggattacagtcattaatgtaaacaatatggatatctaaggataaatatttcaaagtacattgcaacgatgtatataaggctatgaACTActaagttggacctgcaatgggtcaaaatccgtaaaaatattttttaacccgaattttttttttatcaaaaaaatttttttttgtcttaaattcttgttccaaaaattctaaaaaaataatttggaaaaaactttttttaaaaaaattttttaagtataatttggtgaagggtatgtaagattcgggacagccgaatatagctctcttacttgtttttagctatatctggattacaaagtcattaatatagacaatatggatatctaatgatagataataATATCtattagatatttcaaagtccattgcaacgatgtatataaggctatagtaatttggacttacaatgggtcaaaatcgggaaattttttaacccgatttttttttgccaaactaattttttattcactaataattttttttaaattaaaaaaaacaattgactttttttttaaacaattttgaatgttgcttttgttttctgtataaataaatattaagaacttttttcaaaaaagttatcgaaaaaataacctttttaaatttttttaaattaaatacacataactttttactcagtatttattttgaatacttataaatttgttataaattaaaaatcatatacatatgtatttcaaaaagATCGGGAGAGATTTGGATCAGCTATTATCAAAAATCCAGACTCatgtagttaaaaaattaaaattttaattttaaattttttttaaaaaataaaaggtgTCGTCAAACggttaatattttgtaaattatattcTTCCAGGAACATTACTCATGTtgatgaaattaataaaattacaatttgaaaCTGTAGGGTacttaaataacaaacattatcCAATTTTTCGCTATCATATACGCTTAAATCAATAGTATTTTGTTTGTACaatattatgtattaatttactatccattaaatatatgtatttaaaatttattaaattt
Proteins encoded in this region:
- the sand gene encoding potassium channel subfamily K member 15 isoform X1; the protein is MSTPRNSFRRKEKPPFQRFKDHFRKFTAFMFSNVGIILLVILYTIGGAFIFQAIEIFEYEVNKDVVPEKYGLLTRNFTAECLERIWHETAENIGFYDAQSYKRRVNEILLEFQRSVVHNHLVGQDINKQWSFSGAFLYSLTVITTIGYGNISPRSDWGKLATIVYAIIGMPLFLLYLSNIGDVLAKSFKWIYSKVCLCRICPGVARRRLIRERRKIRQLMMSKALADMEESRRSKYDSCTSSSNTSDSATSYYSDESGSSSTSSRSRDNVREINGINVLDLFDDEDDSDIEREIRGSTDEITVPLTVCVFIMISYILWGALLFGQWESWGYLDGSYFCFISLSSIGFGDLVPGDRVITADKDKVEVSFILCAVYLLLGMALIAMCFNLMQVGIYLICSFFLEIFSTIFQISGTSYSQYTSL
- the sand gene encoding potassium channel subfamily K member 15 isoform X2, translated to MSTPRNSFRRKEKPPFQRFKDHFRKFTAFMFSNVGIILLVILYTIGGAFIFQAIEIFEYEVNKDVVPEKYGLLTRNFTAECLERIWHETAENIGFYDAQSYKRRVNEILLEFQRSVVHNHLVGQDINKQWSFSGAFLYSLTVITTIGYGNISPRSDWGKLATIVYAIIGMPLFLLYLSNIGDVLAKSFKWIYSKVCLCRICPGVARRRLIRERRKIRQLMMSKALADMEESRRSKYDSCTSSSNTSDSATSYYSDESGSSSTSSRSRDNVREINGINVLDLFDDEDDSDIEREIRGSTDEITVPLTVCVFIMISYILWGALLFGQWESWGYLDGSYFCFISLSSIGFGDLVPGDRVITADKDKVEVSFILCAVYLLLGMALIAMCFNLMQEQVIHNIRAFKRAFKACFRCKKR